From Aquabacter sp. L1I39, the proteins below share one genomic window:
- the nusG gene encoding transcription termination/antitermination protein NusG — protein sequence MAKRWYIVHAYSNFEKKVADAIREQAEQRGVADLFEQILVPTEKVVEVRRGRKVDTERKFFPGYVLVKMDLTDEAFHLIKNTPKVTGFLGADNKPMPISENEAMRILQQVQEGIDRPKPSISFEVGETVKVSDGPFASFNGIVEEVDETRSRLKVAVSIFGRATPVELEFGQVEKV from the coding sequence ATGGCCAAGCGCTGGTATATCGTTCACGCTTATTCCAACTTCGAGAAGAAGGTGGCCGACGCCATCCGCGAGCAGGCGGAGCAGCGCGGCGTCGCCGATCTGTTCGAGCAGATCCTCGTCCCCACCGAGAAGGTGGTGGAGGTGCGGCGCGGCCGGAAGGTGGACACCGAGCGGAAGTTCTTTCCCGGCTATGTGCTGGTGAAGATGGACCTCACCGACGAGGCCTTCCACCTCATCAAGAACACCCCCAAGGTCACGGGCTTCCTGGGCGCCGACAACAAGCCCATGCCCATTTCCGAGAACGAGGCCATGCGCATCCTGCAGCAGGTGCAGGAAGGCATCGACCGGCCCAAGCCCTCCATCAGCTTCGAGGTGGGCGAGACGGTCAAGGTCTCCGACGGCCCCTTCGCCAGCTTCAACGGCATTGTCGAGGAAGTGGACGAGACCCGTTCCCGCCTCAAGGTCGCCGTCTCCATCTTCGGCCGCGCCACCCCGGTGGAACTGGAATTCGGCCAGGTGGAGAAGGTCTGA
- the secE gene encoding preprotein translocase subunit SecE: MAKNSPTQFFQQVRAETAKVTWPTRRETLITTGMVFVMVLLASIFFLLADQVMSFGVSQLLKIGRW, translated from the coding sequence ATGGCCAAGAACAGTCCCACCCAGTTCTTCCAGCAGGTCCGCGCCGAGACGGCGAAGGTCACCTGGCCGACCCGCCGTGAAACCCTCATCACCACCGGCATGGTGTTCGTGATGGTGCTGCTGGCCTCGATCTTCTTTCTCCTGGCGGACCAGGTGATGTCGTTCGGCGTCAGCCAGCTCCTGAAAATCGGTCGGTGGTGA